A genome region from Magnolia sinica isolate HGM2019 chromosome 8, MsV1, whole genome shotgun sequence includes the following:
- the LOC131253602 gene encoding probable LRR receptor-like serine/threonine-protein kinase IRK — translation MRKLMKLFALLFFLPALVRSEDPTLNDDVLGLIVFKADLKDPDVKLDSWNEDENSPCNWVGVKCNPRTNRVSELVLDGFSLSGRIGRGLVQLQFLRRLSLAKNNFTGSLNPELAHLRSLRSIDVSENSLSGTIPDEFFQQCQSLRAISLAKNSFSGMIPPSLGSCSTLAALNFSSNRLSGQLPDGLWSLNGLRSLDLSGNSLTGEIPKGIQRLFNLRLISLRKNQLTGQLPDDIGGCLLLKSLDFSENSLSGTLPDSMQKLTMCSSLSLHANSFSGEVPSWMGDMRNLESLDLSCNGFSGSIPDSLGNLMTLKMLNLSGNRFTGSLPESIVSCRSLLEVDFSRNSLMGNLPAWLFELGLQRISLSHNNLSGVIENPPTGSLEALHENLKILDLSGNLFSGKIPSDIGVFSNLQLLNMSGNSLVGVVPVSIGELKAVDAIDLSKNRLNGSIPSEIGGAAALRELRLQNNFLSGKIPTQIGKCSSLTTLILSHNNLQGPIPPTMANLSNLQTVDFSLNNLTGTLPKQLSNLIHLLSFNISHNHLQGELPAGGFFNTITPSSVSGNPSLCGSAVNRSCPAVLPKPIVLNPNSSDASGAGPLSSNVRHKKIILSISALIAIGAAALIALGVIAVTVLNLRVRSSTSRSAAALTLSAGDEDFSHSPATDANSGKLVMFSGDPEFSASTHALLNKDCELGRGGFGAVYRTVLRDGRPVAIKKLTVSSLVKSQDDFEREVKRLGKIRHHNLVALEGYYWTQSLQLLIYEFVSGGSLYKHLHEGSTTSSLSWHERFNIILGTAKSLAHLHQLNVIHYNLKSSNVLIDSSGEPKVGDFGLAKLLPMLDRYVLSSKIQSALGYMAPEFACRTVKITEKCDVYGFGVLLLEVVTGRRPVEYMEDDVVVLCDMVRGALEEGRVEECVDGRLQGEFPTEEAVPVMKLGLICTSQVPSNRPDMGEVVNILELIRCPSEGQDELS, via the exons ATGAGAAAGCTAATGAAGCTCTTcgcccttcttttctttcttccagcTCTTGTCCGATCAGAAGATCCAACTCTCAATGATGATGTCCTTGGACTGATCGTCTTCAAGGCCGATCTCAAAGATCCAGATGTTAAGCTGGACTCTTGGAATGAGGATGAGAACAGTCCTTGCAACTGGGTTGGTGTGAAATGCAACCCTAGGACGAACCGGGTCTCTGAACTCGTCCTTGATGGATTCTCTCTCTCTGGACGGATTGGCCGAGGCCTTGTTCAGCTCCAATTCCTCCGTCGATTATCCCTTGCAAAGAACAATTTCACTGGAAGTTTAAACCCTGAGCTTGCCCACCTTAGGAGCTTGCGATCAATTGACGTCAGTGAGAACAGTCTCTCTGGAACCATCCCGGATGAGTTCTTTCAACAATGTCAGTCTCTCCGGGCTATCTCACTCGCGAAGAACAGTTTCTCGGGCATGATCCCCCCCAGTTTGGGCTCATGCTCAACGCTTGCAGCTCTTAACTTCTCATCAAATCGGCTTTCAGGTCAGTTGCCAGATGGGCTATGGTCTCTGAATGGTCTTAGATCGCTTGATCTCTCGGGTAATTCTCTGACCGGGGAGATTCCAAAAGGGATCCAACGGTTGTTCAATCTAAGACTGATAAGCTTAAGGAAGAACCAGCTTACTGGGCAGTTACCAGATGACATTGGAGGCTGTTTACTTCTAAAGTCACTGGATTTCAGTGAGAATTCACTATCCGGGACCCTTCCAGATTCAATGCAGAAGCTCACAATGTGCAGTTCTTTGAGCTTACATGCGAATTCATTCTCAGGAGAAGTTCCATCATGGATGGGAGACATGAGAAACTTGGAGTCTTTGGATCTGTCGTGCAATGGATTTTCAGGCAGCATTCCAGATTCATTGGGAAACCTAATGACACTGAAGATGTTGAACTTGTCTGGAAACAGATTTACTGGGAGCTTGCCAGAGTCAATTGTCAGTTGCAGAAGCCTATTGGAAGTTGATTTTAGCCGGAATTCATTGATGGGGAATCTTCCTGCATGGTTATTCGAATTGGGTTTGCAAAGGATTTCACTTTCACACAACAATTTGAGTGGGGTGATTGAAAATCCTCCTACTGGGTCGTTGGAGGCATTGCATGAGAACCTTAAGATCTTGGACTTATCAGGAAACCTGTTTTCTGGAAAAATTCCGTCCGACATTGGGGTTTTTAGTAACTTACAGCTGTTGAATATGTCTGGGAATTCTCTTGTGGGTGTGGTTCCAGTGAGCATTGGGGAATTGAAGGCTGTGGATGCTATTGATTTAAGCAAGAACCGATTGAATGGAAGCATTCCATCAGAAATTGGAGGGGCAGCTGCTCTCAGGGAGCTGAGATTGCAGAATAACTTTCTCAGTGGAAAAATCCCAACCCAGATTGGAAAATGCTCTTCCCTAACCACACT GATTCTTTCACATAACAACCTTCAAGGCCCCATCCCCCCAACCATGGCAAACCTCTCCAACCTCCAAACCGTGGATTTCTCCCTCAACAACCTTACAGGGACTCTTCCCAAGCAGCTCTCCAACCTCATTCACCTCCTCTCCTTCAACATCTCCCACAACCACCTCCAGGGCGAGCTCCCTGCTGGCGGCTTCTTCAACACTATCACCCCCTCCTCTGTCTCTGGCAACCCCTCCCTCTGTGGATCTGCTGTCAACCGCTCCTGCCCCGCCGTCCTCCCCAAGCCCATTGTCCTCAATCCTAACTCCTCAGATGCCTCCGGAGCTGGGCCCCTCTCGTCTAATGTCCGCCACAAAAAGATCATCCTCAGCATCTCTGCCCTCATTGCGATCGGCGCTGCCGCTCTCATTGCCCTTGGCGTCATTGCTGTTACTGTCCTCAATCTCCGCGTCCGCTCATCCACCTCCCGCTCTGCCGCTGCCCTCACCCTCTCCGCCGGTGATGAGGACTTCAGCCATTCCCCTGCCACTGATGCCAATTCGGGCAAGCTTGTCATGTTCTCCGGTGACCCTGAGTTCAGTGCCAGCACCCATGCGCTGCTCAACAAGGATTGCGAGCTAGGGCGTGGTGGCTTTGGAGCTGTCTATCGAACTGTCCTCCGTGATGGTCGCCCCGTTGCCATCAAGAAGCTCACTGTCTCAAGCCTCGTCAAGTCCCAAGATGATTTTGAGCGGGAAGTCAAGAGGCTCGGGAAGATCCGGCACCACAATCTTGTCGCCCTTGAGGGCTATTACTGGACCCAGTCACTGCAGCTTCTCATATATGAATTTGTCTCTGGTGGGAGCCTCTACAAGCATCTCCATGAGGGGTCTACTACAAGCTCCCTCTCGTGGCATGAACGGTTCAACATAATCCTTGGCACCGCAAAGAGCCTGGCCCACCTGCACCAGCTAAATGTGATCCATTACAATCTCAAATCAAGCAATGTACTGATCGATAGCTCCGGGGAGCCCAAGGTAGGTGATTTTGGCCTGGCGAAGCTGCTGCCAATGCTGGACCGCTACGTCCTGAGCAGCAAGATACAGAGCGCGTTGGGATACATGGCCCCAGAATTTGCATGCCGGACAGTGAAGATCACGGAGAAGTGCGATGTCTATGGGTTTGGGGTCTTGCTCCTGGAGGTGGTCACGGGGAGGCGGCCCG